The following are encoded in a window of Pseudomonas sp. JQ170C genomic DNA:
- a CDS encoding DUF2797 domain-containing protein — MIELGRGSISKMSARLDAPVVQYAFRLGEQEVPVNPLIGKTLRLEYLGAIHCTHCGRKTKTSFSQGYCYPCMTKLAQCDVCIMAPEKCHYDQGTCREPGWGEQFCMTDHVVYLANSSGIKVGITRASQLPTRWLDQGASQALPIVRVATRQQSGLVEDLFRSQVADRTNWRALLKGDAEAVDLLAVREQLFDSCAEGFSALQTRFGLQAIQPLNDSEVLEIRYPVEAYPSKIVSFNLDKNPVAEGTLLGIKGQYLIFDTGVINIRKYTAYQLAVHQ; from the coding sequence TTGATCGAACTCGGCCGCGGCTCCATCAGTAAAATGTCGGCGCGTCTCGACGCGCCTGTGGTGCAGTACGCTTTTCGTCTGGGCGAGCAGGAAGTGCCGGTCAATCCGCTGATCGGCAAGACCCTGCGCCTGGAATACCTTGGGGCCATCCATTGCACCCACTGCGGTCGCAAGACCAAGACCAGCTTCAGCCAGGGTTATTGCTACCCGTGCATGACCAAGCTGGCGCAGTGCGATGTCTGCATCATGGCCCCGGAAAAATGCCATTACGACCAGGGCACCTGCCGCGAACCCGGCTGGGGCGAGCAGTTCTGCATGACCGATCATGTGGTCTACCTGGCCAACTCCTCCGGCATCAAGGTCGGCATCACCCGTGCCAGCCAGTTGCCTACCCGCTGGCTCGACCAGGGCGCCAGCCAGGCCCTGCCGATCGTGCGCGTTGCCACCCGCCAGCAGTCGGGGCTGGTCGAAGACCTGTTCCGCAGCCAGGTGGCCGACCGCACCAACTGGCGCGCCTTGCTCAAGGGCGATGCCGAGGCGGTCGACCTGCTTGCGGTGCGTGAGCAACTGTTCGACAGCTGCGCCGAAGGCTTCAGTGCCCTGCAGACGCGTTTCGGCCTGCAGGCCATCCAGCCGCTCAACGACAGCGAAGTGCTGGAAATCCGCTACCCGGTCGAGGCCTATCCAAGCAAGATCGTCAGCTTCAACCTGGACAAGAATCCCGTGGCTGAAGGTACGCTGCTGGGCATCAAGGGCCAGTACCTGATCTTCGACACCGGCGTGATCAATATCCGCAAATACACGGCGTACCAGCTCGCCGTGCATCAGTAA
- a CDS encoding cytochrome b: MIQNTPQARYGSLSIALHWLMLVLLVAVYALIELRGLFPKDSAGRNLMKELHFMLGLTVFVLVWLRLALRLSRPTPPIIPAPPAWQTGLAHLMHLALYLMMIGLPIAGWLILSAANKPIPFYGLELPALIAPDPDLAKFIKGWHERIGSWGYWLIGLHAVAGLFHHYVQRDNTLVRMLPGHR, from the coding sequence ATGATCCAAAATACCCCCCAGGCCCGCTACGGCAGCCTGTCAATTGCCCTGCACTGGCTGATGCTGGTGCTGCTTGTGGCGGTCTACGCGCTGATCGAGTTGCGCGGCCTGTTTCCCAAGGACAGTGCCGGGCGCAATCTGATGAAGGAGCTGCACTTCATGCTCGGGCTGACCGTCTTTGTGCTGGTCTGGCTACGCCTGGCCCTGCGCTTGAGCCGCCCTACTCCCCCCATCATTCCCGCACCCCCCGCCTGGCAGACCGGCCTGGCCCACCTGATGCACCTGGCCCTGTACCTGATGATGATCGGCCTGCCGATTGCCGGCTGGCTGATTCTCAGCGCGGCGAACAAGCCGATTCCGTTCTACGGCCTGGAGCTACCCGCCTTGATCGCACCGGACCCGGACCTTGCCAAGTTCATCAAAGGCTGGCACGAGCGCATCGGCAGTTGGGGCTATTGGCTGATCGGCCTGCACGCCGTGGCCGGGCTCTTCCATCACTATGTGCAGCGTGACAACACCCTGGTGCGCATGCTCCCCGGCCACCGCTAG
- a CDS encoding arsenic transporter: MLMASLIFLLTITLVIWQPRGLGVGWSATGGALLALLCGVVQWSDIPVVWQIIWNATGTFIALIIISLLLDAAGFFAWAALHVARWGRGSGRRLFCYIILLGALVSALFANDGAALILTPIVVAMLLALRFSPAATLAFVMAAGFIADTASLPLVVSNLVNIVSADYFGIGFNRYAAVMVPVNLVSVAATLVVLLWYFRRDIPADYDPLQLDRPRSVVQDPATFVAGWLVLVILLIGCFALEPLGIPISAIAGLCALVLLLVAARGHKISTRKVLKEAPWHIVVFSLGMYLVVYGLRNAGLTDNLAGWLDSFATGGVWGAAMGTGLLAALLSSVMNNLPTVLIGALSIDASSASGVVKEAMIYANVIGSDLGPKITPIGSLATLLWLHVLERKGVKIGWGYYFKVGIVLTVPVLLVTLAALAVRLA, encoded by the coding sequence ATGCTGATGGCGTCGTTGATTTTCCTCCTGACCATTACCTTGGTGATCTGGCAGCCCAGGGGGCTGGGCGTGGGCTGGAGCGCCACCGGCGGCGCGCTGCTGGCGCTGCTGTGTGGCGTGGTGCAGTGGAGTGACATCCCGGTGGTGTGGCAGATCATCTGGAACGCTACAGGAACCTTCATTGCGCTGATCATCATCAGCCTGCTGCTCGATGCCGCCGGCTTCTTCGCCTGGGCGGCGCTGCATGTGGCGCGTTGGGGGCGGGGCAGCGGGCGGCGCCTGTTCTGCTACATCATCCTGCTGGGGGCACTGGTCTCGGCGCTGTTCGCCAACGATGGGGCCGCGCTGATCCTCACGCCCATTGTGGTGGCGATGCTCCTGGCCTTGCGCTTCAGTCCGGCGGCGACCCTGGCATTCGTCATGGCGGCAGGGTTTATCGCCGATACAGCGAGCCTGCCGCTGGTGGTGTCGAACCTGGTCAATATCGTCTCGGCCGACTACTTCGGTATCGGCTTCAACCGCTATGCCGCTGTGATGGTGCCGGTGAACCTGGTCAGTGTGGCGGCCACCCTGGTGGTGTTGCTGTGGTACTTCCGCCGCGACATCCCGGCTGACTACGACCCCTTGCAACTGGACCGGCCGCGCAGCGTCGTACAGGACCCGGCGACCTTCGTGGCCGGCTGGCTGGTGCTGGTGATCCTGTTGATCGGTTGCTTTGCCCTGGAGCCGCTGGGGATTCCCATCAGCGCGATCGCGGGGCTGTGTGCGCTGGTGTTGCTGCTGGTGGCGGCGCGCGGGCACAAAATCTCTACACGCAAGGTGCTCAAGGAGGCGCCTTGGCACATCGTGGTGTTCTCACTGGGGATGTACCTGGTGGTCTATGGCCTGCGCAATGCCGGGCTCACCGACAACCTGGCCGGGTGGCTCGACAGCTTCGCCACGGGCGGGGTGTGGGGCGCGGCCATGGGGACGGGGCTGCTGGCGGCGCTGCTGTCGTCGGTGATGAACAACTTGCCGACGGTGTTGATCGGTGCCTTGTCCATCGACGCCAGTTCGGCCAGTGGTGTGGTCAAGGAGGCGATGATCTATGCCAACGTGATCGGCAGCGATCTGGGGCCGAAGATTACGCCCATCGGCAGTCTGGCGACGTTACTGTGGTTGCACGTGCTGGAGCGCAAGGGGGTGAAGATCGGCTGGGGGTACTACTTCAAGGTGGGGATCGTGCTGACGGTGCCGGTGTTGCTGGTGACCCTGGCGGCATTGGCAGTGCGGCTGGCGTAG
- a CDS encoding NAD(+) kinase, protein MEQFRNIGIIGRLGSSQVLDTIRRLKKFLLQRHLHVILEDTIAEVLPGHGLQTSSRKLLGEVCDLVIVVGGDGSLLGAARALAKHNTPVLGINRGSLGFLTDIRPDELEVKVAEVLDGHYLVENRFLLQAEVRRHAEAIGQGDALNDVVLHPGKSTRMIEFEIYIDGQFVCSQKADGLIVATPTGSTAYALSAGGPIMHPKLDAIVIVPMYPHTLSGRPIVVDGNSELKIVVSKDLQIYPQISCDGQNHFTCAPGDTITVNKKPQKLRLIHPLDHNYYEVCRTKLGWGSRLGGGGE, encoded by the coding sequence ATGGAGCAATTTCGCAATATCGGTATCATCGGCCGCCTCGGTAGCTCCCAGGTGCTCGATACCATTCGCCGACTGAAAAAATTCCTGCTGCAGCGGCATCTGCATGTGATCCTCGAGGACACCATCGCCGAAGTCCTGCCTGGCCACGGCCTGCAGACGTCCTCGCGCAAGTTGCTGGGCGAGGTCTGCGACCTGGTCATCGTGGTCGGCGGCGACGGCAGCCTGCTGGGCGCCGCTCGCGCCCTGGCCAAGCACAACACCCCGGTGCTGGGCATCAACCGCGGCAGCCTGGGCTTTCTCACCGACATCCGCCCTGACGAGCTGGAGGTAAAAGTCGCCGAGGTCCTCGACGGCCATTACCTGGTGGAAAACCGCTTTCTGCTCCAGGCCGAGGTTCGCCGTCACGCCGAAGCCATCGGCCAGGGCGATGCGCTCAACGATGTGGTGCTGCACCCGGGCAAATCGACGCGCATGATCGAGTTCGAGATCTACATCGACGGCCAGTTCGTCTGCAGCCAGAAGGCCGACGGCCTGATCGTCGCCACGCCGACCGGCTCGACCGCCTACGCGCTGTCGGCGGGCGGTCCGATCATGCACCCCAAGCTCGATGCCATCGTCATCGTGCCGATGTACCCGCACACCTTGTCTGGCCGGCCGATCGTGGTCGACGGCAACAGTGAGCTGAAGATCGTGGTGTCCAAGGACCTGCAGATCTATCCGCAGATTTCCTGTGACGGCCAGAACCATTTCACCTGTGCCCCGGGCGACACCATCACGGTGAACAAGAAGCCGCAGAAGCTGCGCCTGATTCACCCGCTGGATCACAATTACTACGAGGTATGCCGGACCAAACTCGGTTGGGGCAGCCGCCTGGGTGGTGGAGGCGAGTGA
- a CDS encoding NADPH-dependent 2,4-dienoyl-CoA reductase: MAAARYPHLLAPLDLGFTTLRNRSLMGSMHTGLEEKPGGFERMAAYFAERARGGVGLMVTGGIGPNVEGGVYSGAAKLSTPEEADKHRIVTQAVHEAGGKICMQILHAGRYAYSPKSVAPSAIQAPINPFKPRELDEEGIEKQIQDFVNCSLLAQSAEYDGVEIMGSEGYFINQFLAAHTNHRTDRWGGSYENRMRLAVEIVSRVREAVGPNFIIIFRLSMLDLIEGGSNWEEIVQLAQAIEKAGATLINTGIGWHEARIPTIATKVPRAAFSKVTAKLRGAVQIPLITTNRINTPEVAEQILAEGDADMVSMARPFLADPEFVNKAAEGRGDEINTCIGCNQACLDHTFGGKLTSCLVNPRACHETELNYLPVTQLKRIAVVGAGPAGLAAATVAAERGHQVMLFDSASEIGGQFNVAKRVPGKEEFYETLRYFKRKLQTTGVELCLNTRVDVEQLAAGGYDEIILATGIAPRLPAIPGIEHSKVLSYLDVLLERKPVGQKVAVIGAGGIGFDVSEYLVHQGVATSLDREAFWKEWGIDTALEARGGVAGIKAEPHAPARQVFLLQRKKSKVGDGLGKTTGWIHRTGLKNKQVQMLNSVEYMNIDDAGLHIRIGEGEPQVLPVDNIVICAGQDPLRELYEGLQAAGQSVHLIGGADVAAELDAKRAINQGSRLAAEL, from the coding sequence ATGGCCGCCGCTCGTTACCCGCACCTGCTTGCCCCGCTCGACCTGGGCTTTACCACTTTGCGCAACCGCAGCCTGATGGGCTCGATGCACACCGGTCTTGAAGAGAAGCCGGGTGGTTTCGAGCGCATGGCCGCGTATTTTGCCGAGCGTGCCCGTGGCGGCGTCGGCCTGATGGTCACCGGCGGTATCGGGCCGAATGTGGAGGGCGGGGTGTATTCCGGCGCTGCCAAGCTGAGCACCCCGGAAGAGGCCGACAAGCACCGCATCGTCACCCAGGCCGTGCACGAGGCCGGTGGCAAGATCTGCATGCAGATCCTTCACGCCGGCCGCTATGCCTACAGCCCCAAATCGGTGGCGCCGAGCGCTATCCAGGCGCCGATCAACCCGTTCAAGCCGCGTGAGCTGGACGAGGAGGGCATCGAGAAGCAGATCCAGGACTTCGTCAATTGCTCGCTGCTGGCGCAAAGCGCCGAGTATGACGGCGTCGAGATCATGGGATCGGAAGGCTACTTCATCAACCAGTTCCTTGCCGCCCACACCAACCACCGTACCGACCGCTGGGGCGGCAGCTACGAAAACCGCATGCGCCTGGCGGTGGAAATCGTCAGCCGTGTGCGTGAGGCCGTTGGCCCGAACTTCATCATCATCTTCCGCCTCTCGATGCTCGATCTGATCGAAGGCGGCAGCAACTGGGAAGAGATCGTGCAGCTGGCCCAGGCCATTGAAAAGGCCGGCGCAACCCTGATCAATACCGGTATCGGCTGGCACGAAGCGCGAATCCCGACCATCGCCACCAAGGTGCCACGGGCGGCGTTCAGCAAGGTCACGGCCAAGCTGCGCGGCGCGGTGCAGATCCCGCTGATCACCACCAACCGGATCAACACCCCGGAAGTGGCCGAGCAGATCCTGGCCGAGGGCGATGCCGACATGGTGTCCATGGCCCGCCCGTTCCTCGCCGATCCTGAGTTCGTCAACAAGGCCGCCGAGGGCCGGGGCGATGAGATCAACACCTGTATCGGTTGCAACCAGGCCTGCCTGGACCACACCTTCGGCGGCAAACTGACCAGTTGCCTGGTCAACCCGCGTGCCTGCCACGAAACCGAGCTCAACTACCTGCCCGTCACCCAGCTCAAGCGCATTGCTGTGGTCGGTGCCGGCCCGGCGGGCCTTGCGGCAGCCACGGTGGCGGCCGAGCGCGGTCACCAGGTGATGCTGTTCGACTCGGCCAGCGAAATCGGTGGCCAGTTCAACGTGGCCAAGCGTGTGCCGGGCAAGGAAGAGTTCTACGAGACCCTGCGCTACTTCAAACGCAAGCTGCAGACCACCGGTGTCGAGCTGTGCCTCAACACCCGCGTCGATGTCGAACAATTGGCGGCTGGCGGTTACGACGAAATCATCCTGGCCACCGGTATCGCACCGCGTCTGCCCGCCATTCCTGGCATCGAACACAGCAAGGTACTGAGCTACCTGGACGTGCTGCTCGAGCGCAAGCCGGTGGGGCAGAAGGTGGCGGTGATCGGTGCCGGTGGTATCGGTTTTGACGTCTCCGAGTACCTGGTGCATCAGGGCGTGGCCACCAGCCTGGACCGTGAGGCCTTCTGGAAGGAGTGGGGTATCGACACCGCGCTGGAAGCCCGCGGTGGCGTCGCCGGGATCAAGGCCGAGCCCCATGCACCGGCGCGTCAGGTGTTCCTGCTGCAGCGCAAGAAATCCAAGGTTGGCGATGGCCTGGGCAAGACCACCGGCTGGATTCACCGCACGGGCCTGAAAAACAAGCAGGTGCAGATGCTCAACAGTGTCGAGTACATGAACATCGACGATGCCGGCCTGCACATCCGTATCGGCGAAGGCGAACCGCAGGTGCTGCCTGTGGATAACATCGTGATCTGTGCAGGCCAGGACCCGCTGCGTGAGTTGTACGAGGGCCTGCAGGCGGCCGGGCAATCGGTCCACCTGATCGGTGGTGCCGATGTGGCAGCCGAGCTGGATGCCAAGCGGGCGATCAACCAGGGCTCGCGCCTGGCGGCAGAGCTCTAA
- a CDS encoding DUF1853 family protein yields MNPFPDLSDLPRQLRQPQVRDLAWVILAPPMLRETPWPQRHPLAASNWVAHPAQLQQWLLDLDRDSSALQQWLAQAATRRLGLYYERLWQFALQHAPGVTLLAANLPIRTGGHTLGELDILLQDDEGVHHLELAIKLYLGPPGGDGKDPAHWLGPGCHDRLDRKLAHLAQHQLPISAREESREVLAALDITQFSAQLWLAGYLFYPWPGHADAPTGADPQHLRGRWLHRRNWPAFLTQDPQASWQPIPRHAWLASARCSAQERWSRDRFETWLQVLDPQAPAQLLVRWVAGDDGDWEEAERLFLVADAWPDFPA; encoded by the coding sequence ATGAACCCTTTCCCCGACCTGTCCGACCTGCCCCGCCAGTTGCGCCAGCCTCAGGTGCGCGACCTGGCCTGGGTCATTCTCGCGCCGCCCATGCTGCGCGAGACGCCCTGGCCCCAGCGTCATCCGCTGGCGGCCAGCAATTGGGTCGCCCATCCCGCACAGCTGCAGCAATGGCTGCTGGATCTGGATCGCGACAGCAGCGCACTGCAGCAGTGGTTGGCCCAGGCCGCTACTCGGCGCCTGGGGCTGTACTACGAACGTCTATGGCAGTTTGCCCTGCAACACGCGCCGGGGGTGACGCTGCTGGCGGCCAACCTGCCAATTCGCACCGGCGGCCATACGCTGGGCGAACTGGATATCCTCCTGCAGGACGACGAAGGCGTTCACCACCTGGAACTGGCCATCAAGCTGTACCTGGGGCCACCGGGAGGCGATGGAAAGGACCCGGCGCACTGGCTGGGCCCCGGCTGTCATGACCGGCTGGACCGCAAGCTGGCACACCTGGCGCAGCACCAGTTGCCGATCTCGGCACGTGAAGAGAGTCGTGAAGTGCTGGCGGCGCTGGATATCACCCAGTTCAGCGCCCAGCTGTGGCTGGCGGGCTACCTGTTCTATCCGTGGCCTGGGCATGCCGATGCCCCAACGGGTGCAGATCCGCAGCATTTGCGGGGGCGCTGGCTGCATCGACGGAACTGGCCGGCATTCCTCACCCAGGACCCTCAGGCCAGTTGGCAGCCCATACCACGTCATGCGTGGCTGGCGTCGGCCCGCTGCAGCGCGCAGGAACGCTGGTCGCGGGATCGGTTTGAAACATGGCTGCAAGTGCTAGACCCACAAGCACCGGCACAACTGCTGGTGCGCTGGGTAGCGGGCGACGATGGCGATTGGGAAGAAGCAGAGCGCCTGTTCCTGGTCGCCGATGCCTGGCCGGATTTCCCCGCCTGA
- a CDS encoding rhomboid family intramembrane serine protease, with the protein MSAVVVLRMPLNTDLSGFVGLLRRLQVPHRVSEEGGDQVLWVAENLAEDVRELYQRFPEGNADFEPPAGATLAPPARPGFAEQLRASKATAAVLLLCLIVAGLTGLGDNFATLSWLTFLDFRVQGEYLYFTPLAASLADGQWWRLFTPMLVHFGILHLAMNALWYWELGRRIELRQGPWSLLSLTLLFSLVSNAAQYLFGGPSLFGGLSGVLYGLLGHVWLYQWLAPNPVYRMPRGVLVMMLVWLLLCLSGLVSLLGFGQIANAAHVGGLLVGCLSGLLGGALARRKLTA; encoded by the coding sequence ATGAGTGCAGTGGTGGTGTTGCGCATGCCCTTGAACACCGATCTGAGCGGCTTTGTCGGCCTGCTGCGGCGCCTGCAGGTACCGCACCGGGTCAGCGAGGAGGGCGGCGACCAGGTGTTGTGGGTGGCGGAAAACCTGGCCGAGGATGTGCGCGAACTGTACCAGCGCTTTCCCGAGGGCAACGCCGACTTTGAACCACCGGCCGGCGCCACGCTCGCGCCACCGGCCCGCCCGGGCTTCGCTGAGCAACTGCGGGCGAGCAAGGCCACCGCCGCGGTGTTGCTGTTGTGCCTGATCGTTGCCGGCCTGACCGGGCTGGGCGACAACTTCGCCACCCTAAGCTGGCTGACCTTTCTCGATTTTCGCGTGCAGGGCGAGTACCTGTACTTCACGCCGCTGGCGGCGAGCCTTGCCGATGGTCAGTGGTGGCGGCTGTTTACGCCGATGCTGGTGCACTTCGGCATCCTGCACCTGGCCATGAACGCCTTGTGGTACTGGGAACTGGGCCGGCGCATCGAGCTGAGGCAGGGGCCCTGGTCGCTGCTGAGCCTGACGTTGCTGTTCAGCCTGGTATCCAATGCCGCGCAGTACCTGTTCGGCGGTCCGAGCCTGTTTGGCGGGCTTTCCGGGGTGCTGTACGGGTTGCTCGGGCATGTCTGGCTGTACCAGTGGCTGGCGCCCAACCCGGTCTATCGCATGCCGCGCGGGGTGCTGGTGATGATGCTGGTCTGGCTGCTCTTGTGCCTGTCCGGGCTGGTCAGCCTGCTCGGCTTTGGCCAGATTGCCAACGCCGCCCACGTCGGTGGGTTGTTGGTCGGTTGCCTTAGCGGGCTCTTGGGCGGGGCGCTGGCCCGGCGTAAACTGACGGCTTGA
- a CDS encoding metallophosphoesterase, translated as MLDPARSYDLIGDVHGCAHTLERLLDALGYKRQGGVWRHAQRQALFLGDIIDRGPRIREALHIVHDMVDAGQAYCIMGNHEYNALGWNTPALPESGKQFVREHTPRHGRLIYETLTQFEQHPGDWHDFLEWFYELPLFIDAGRFRLVHACWDPRLIEPLRQQYPQGRIDEHFIQASGESDSFAAMVCNRLLRGTDMRLPDGLTLTGGDGLTRAFFRTKFWEEDPQTYGDIVFQPDALPEKVASTPLSHSQKNALLRYGEEEPMLFVGHYWRSGKPAPIRSNLACLDYSAVLYGKLVAYRLDDETRIDPRKFVWVDVDRPEASQ; from the coding sequence ATGCTCGATCCAGCCCGTAGTTACGACCTGATTGGTGACGTGCACGGCTGTGCACACACCCTCGAACGCCTGCTCGATGCCCTTGGCTACAAGCGCCAGGGCGGCGTCTGGCGCCATGCCCAGCGCCAGGCGCTGTTCCTCGGCGATATCATCGACCGGGGCCCACGGATCCGTGAGGCGCTGCACATCGTCCATGACATGGTCGATGCGGGCCAGGCCTACTGCATCATGGGCAATCATGAGTACAACGCCCTGGGCTGGAACACCCCGGCCTTGCCTGAAAGCGGCAAACAGTTTGTCCGTGAGCACACCCCGCGCCACGGCCGCCTGATCTACGAAACCCTGACCCAGTTCGAGCAGCATCCGGGCGACTGGCATGACTTTCTCGAATGGTTCTACGAACTGCCGCTGTTTATTGATGCCGGACGCTTCCGCCTGGTCCATGCCTGCTGGGACCCGCGGCTGATCGAGCCCTTGCGCCAGCAGTACCCGCAGGGCCGCATCGATGAGCATTTCATCCAGGCGTCCGGGGAGTCGGACAGCTTTGCCGCGATGGTCTGCAACCGCTTGCTGCGCGGCACCGACATGCGCCTGCCGGATGGTCTGACCCTGACCGGCGGCGACGGCCTGACGCGGGCCTTCTTCCGCACCAAGTTCTGGGAAGAAGACCCGCAAACCTACGGCGATATTGTCTTCCAGCCCGACGCCTTGCCGGAAAAAGTCGCCAGCACGCCGTTGAGCCACAGCCAGAAGAACGCCTTGTTGCGCTATGGCGAGGAGGAGCCGATGCTCTTTGTCGGCCATTACTGGCGCAGCGGCAAGCCGGCGCCGATCCGCTCCAACCTGGCCTGCCTGGACTACAGCGCCGTGCTGTACGGCAAGCTGGTCGCGTATCGACTCGACGATGAAACCCGAATAGACCCGCGCAAGTTCGTGTGGGTCGATGTGGACCGGCCGGAGGCCAGCCAATGA
- a CDS encoding 1-aminocyclopropane-1-carboxylate deaminase/D-cysteine desulfhydrase, with product MTGFDSLPQAPLQPLELSWLRPFGVELAVLRLDRIDPLISGNKWFKLLEHLRLAQASGSPGVISLGGAYSNHLHALAAAGKRFGFATAGLLRGNAQDTPTVRDLQAFGMQLHWLGYGGYRARHRADFWHPWQAEYPGWHCVPEGGGGPLGVKGCTLIVEQARAQVSALGWADYDGWWLAAGTGTTLAGLVQAEAGTRPVHGALAVPMDHGVGDAVEALVGPGGYTLHDASRGGFAKVDEALLAFIAACEAEAGLPLEPLYTGKALLALREQVEAGAFLPGTRLIFLHSGGLQGRRGFA from the coding sequence ATGACCGGTTTCGATTCCCTTCCCCAAGCCCCCTTGCAACCCCTCGAACTGAGCTGGCTGCGCCCGTTCGGCGTTGAGCTGGCGGTGCTGCGCCTTGACAGGATCGACCCGCTGATCAGTGGCAACAAATGGTTCAAGCTGCTCGAGCACCTGCGTCTGGCCCAGGCCTCGGGCTCGCCGGGCGTGATCAGTCTTGGCGGCGCCTATTCCAATCACCTGCATGCCCTGGCTGCTGCCGGCAAGCGCTTTGGTTTCGCCACGGCCGGGTTGCTGCGTGGTAACGCCCAGGACACGCCGACGGTTCGTGACCTGCAAGCGTTCGGCATGCAGTTGCACTGGCTGGGCTACGGCGGCTATCGGGCGCGGCATCGGGCGGACTTCTGGCACCCCTGGCAGGCCGAGTATCCGGGGTGGCACTGTGTGCCGGAGGGGGGCGGTGGCCCGCTGGGCGTCAAGGGCTGCACCTTGATTGTCGAGCAGGCCCGGGCGCAGGTGTCAGCCCTGGGCTGGGCCGACTACGACGGCTGGTGGCTGGCGGCAGGGACCGGCACGACCCTGGCGGGGCTGGTACAGGCCGAAGCCGGTACACGTCCGGTTCACGGCGCACTGGCGGTGCCGATGGATCATGGTGTCGGGGACGCGGTCGAGGCACTGGTGGGCCCAGGCGGATACACCTTGCACGATGCCAGTCGCGGCGGCTTTGCCAAGGTTGATGAGGCATTGCTTGCGTTTATCGCTGCCTGCGAGGCCGAAGCCGGCCTGCCGCTGGAGCCGCTGTACACCGGCAAGGCATTGCTGGCGTTGCGCGAGCAGGTCGAGGCGGGTGCCTTTCTCCCCGGTACTCGCCTGATCTTTCTGCACAGCGGCGGCCTGCAGGGCCGCCGCGGTTTTGCCTAG
- a CDS encoding YeaC family protein, with the protein MSTFAQMIENITPEIYESLKLAVELGKWADGRKLTTEQKELSLQAVIAWEIQNLPEEQRTGYMGPQECASKSAPVANILFKSDAIH; encoded by the coding sequence ATGTCCACTTTTGCGCAAATGATCGAAAACATCACCCCGGAAATCTACGAAAGCCTGAAACTGGCCGTGGAACTGGGTAAATGGGCGGACGGGCGCAAGCTCACCACCGAACAGAAAGAACTCTCGCTGCAGGCGGTGATCGCCTGGGAGATCCAGAACCTGCCCGAAGAGCAGCGCACCGGCTACATGGGCCCGCAGGAATGCGCCTCGAAGTCGGCACCGGTCGCGAACATCCTGTTCAAGTCGGATGCGATCCATTGA